A single region of the Hirundo rustica isolate bHirRus1 chromosome 17, bHirRus1.pri.v3, whole genome shotgun sequence genome encodes:
- the FICD gene encoding protein adenylyltransferase FICD, whose protein sequence is MNLVAMATDPELQWVSLWLRVRWAAVLVLLLSSLVMLLLPLAAVDNQCHAVLKGLSFLKSKLGSSGITRLTGQSTELSVTSKGLELMVLKGKASPEVKLEARAALNQALEMKRQGKREKAHKLFLYALKMDPDYVDALNEFGIFSEEEKDILQADYLYSKALTISPHNEKALSNRGRTLPLVEEIDQRYFSIIDSKVKKVMAIPKGNSALRRVMEESYYHHIYHTVAIEGNTLTLSEIRHIIETRYAVPGKSLAEQNEVIGMHAALKFVNTTLVSRIGSVTSRDILDIHRRVLGYADPVEAGRFRAAQVFVGHHIPPHPQDVEKQMEEFVQWMNSEDAMSLHPVEFAALAHYKLVYIHPFVDGNGRTSRLLMNLILMQAGYPPITIRKEQRAEYYHALEVANEGDVRPFIRFIAKCAETTLDMLLIATTEYSVGLPEAGGAAGCEQTIPVKT, encoded by the exons ATGAATCTCGTGGCGATGGCGACCGACCCCGAGCTCCAATGGGTGTCCCTGTGGCTCCGTGTCCGCTGGGCGGccgtgctggtgctgctcctgagctccctggtgatgctgctgctgccgctggcCGCCGTGGACAACCAGTGCCACGCTGTGCTCAAGGGCCTGTCCTTCCTGAAGAGTAAACTGGGCTCCTCGGGAATCACCAGGTTGACAGGACAGAGCACGGAGCTGAGCGTGACCTCCAAGGGGCTGGAGCTGATGGTGCTGAAGGGAAAAGCCTCCCCAG AGGTGAAGTTGgaagccagagcagctctgaatCAAGCCCTGGAGATGAAGCGCCAAGGGAAGCGGGAGAAGGCGCACAAACTCTTCCTGTACGCCCTCAAGATGGACCCGGATTACGTGGATGCCCTGAACGAGTTCGGGATCTtttctgaggaggaaaaagacaTCCTGCAGGCCGACTATCTGTACTCCAAAGCTCTGACCATCTCCCCCCACAACGAGAAGGCTCTGAGCAACCGGGGCCGGACGCTGCCCTTGGTGGAGGAGATCGACCAGAGGTACTTCAGCATCATCGACAGCAAGGTCAAGAAGGTGATGGCCATTCCCAAAGGGAATTCCGCCCTGCGCCGGGTGATGGAGGAATCCTACTACCACCACATCTACCACACGGTGGCCATCGAGGGGAACACGCTGACGCTCTCGGAGATCCGGCACATCATCGAGACCAGGTACGCCGTTCCCGGGAAGAGCCTGGCGGAGCAGAACGAGGTGATCGGGATGCACGCGGCCCTCAAGTTCGTCAACACCACGCTGGTGTCGCGCATCGGCTCCGTCaccagcagggacatcctggACATCCACCGGCGCGTGCTGGGCTACGCCGACCCCGTGGAGGCCGGGCGGTTCCGCGCCGCGCAGGTCTTCGTGGGCCACCACATCCCGCCGCACCCGCAGGACGTGGAGAAGCAGATGGAGGAGTTCGTGCAGTGGATGAACTCGGAGGACGCCATGAGCCTGCACCCCGTGGAGTTCGCGGCGCTGGCGCACTACAAGCTGGTGTACATCCACCCCTTCGTGGACGGCAACGGCCGCACCTCGCGGCTGCTGATGAACCTGATCCTGATGCAGGCGGGATACCCGCCCATCACCATCCGCAAGGAGCAGCGGGCCGAGTACTACCACGCGCTGGAGGTGGCCAACGAGGGCGACGTGCGGCCCTTCATCCGCTTCATCGCCAAGTGCGCCGAGACCACGCTGGACATGCTGCTCATCGCCACCACCGAGTACTCCGTGGGGCTGCCCGAGGCCGGAGGCGCCGCCGGCTGCGAGCAAACCATCCCCGTCAAGACTTGA
- the SART3 gene encoding squamous cell carcinoma antigen recognized by T-cells 3, translating to MAAAAGAEAAAEEEKRLPEGDPESGGDSDDEGDSDSSGDGEDEEKENEAEIQRLEEQLSINAFDYNCHLDLIKLLRQEGELVKLRRARQKMSELFPLTEEIWLDWLKDEIKMASEISEREKVYELFERAVKDYICPEIWLEYAQYSIGGIGQEGGIEKVRSIFERALTAVGLHVTKGTALWEAYREFENAILETAQPAPGSIPSPEQQQVLCSQLEKIHTLFRRQLGIPLLDMEASYAEYEEWSEEPIPETTIKNYKKALQQLEKCKPYEEALLGAETPKLAEYQAYIDFEMKAGDPARIQLIYERALAENCLVPDLWTRYNQYLDRQLKVKELVLSAHDRAVRNCPWTVGLWIRYLLAMERHRVEHSIISEMFEKALNAGFIQATDYVEIWQAYLDYLRRRVDFTQDSSKELEELRSAFARAVEYLKQEVEERFSESGDPSCTIMQNWARVEARLCNNMQKARELWDNIMTKGNAKYANMWLEYYNLERAHGDTQHCRKALHRAVQCTSDYPEHVCEVLLTLERIEGTLEDWDAAVQKTENRLARVNEQRAKAAEKEAALAKQEEERAEQRKQARAEKKASKKAKKSRIGDKRKADEDDEGEWGQEEELPSKRQRGESDGVLPEEDMEVETGLFGRSEKPAGPAIPKEKASTSRKDVPKVFHDSSKDKVTVFVSNLSYTMAEPEAKLRELFGSCGEVVEIRAVFNNKGTFRGYGYVQFQEEEAARQALALDRTAVEGRPMFVSPCVDKNKNPDFKVFRYSTTLEKHKLFISGLPFSCTKEELEEVCKAHGNVKDIRLVTNRAGKPKGLAYVEYESEAQASQAVLKMDGLTVKDHVIKVMISNPPLRKLPERPEPGRASLALTPRQVYGARGKGRTQLSMVPRALQRQSNPVAKAENGMVQNSPAASSDPPAEPKKMSNADFAKMLLKK from the exons atggcggcggcggcgggagctgAGGCGGCGGCCGAGGAGGAGAAGCGGCTGCCGGAGGGAGACCCCGAGTCGGGCGGGGACTCGGACGATGAGGGTGACTCAGACTCGTCTGGGGACGGCGAGGATGAGGAGAAGGAGAACGAGGCCGAGATCCAGcggctggaggagcag ctttccaTCAATGCTTTTGACTACAACTGTCACTTGGATCTGATCAAGCTGCTCCggcaggagggagagctggTGAAGCTCCGCAGGGCTCGGCAGAAGATGAGCGAGCTCTTCCCCCTCACTGAAG aaatttgGCTGGACTGGTTGAAGGATGAGATAAAAATGGCTTCAGAGATCTCCGAGAGAGAGAAGGTTTATGAGCTCTTTGAAAGAGCAGTCAAAGATTACATCT GTCCTGAAATTTGGCTGGAATATGCCCAGTATTCCATTGGAGGCATTGGTCAGGAAGGAGGCATCGAGAAGGTCCGGTCCATCTTCGAGCGGGCTCTGACGGCTGTGGGGCTGCACGTCACCAAGGGCACGGCCCTGTGGGAAGCCTACAGGGAATTTGAGAATGCCATCCTGGAAACGGCACAG ccagcccctggcagcaTTCCATCCccggagcagcagcaggtgctgtgcagccagctcGAGAAGATCCACACGCTCTTCCGGCGCCAGCTGGGGATCCCACTGCTGG ACATGGAGGCTTCATATGCTGAGTATGAGGAGTGGTCAGAAGAGCCCATCCCAGAAACAACAATAAAGAACTACAAAAAAGCTCtacagcagctggagaagtgTAAACCCTACGAGGAGGCACTG CTGGGTGCTGAAACCCCAAAGCTGGCAGAATACCAAGCTTACATTGattttgaaatgaaagcagGTGACCCAGCTCGGATTCAGTTGATCTATGAGAGAGCTTTGGCTGAGAACTGCCTTGTCCCAGACCTCTGGACACGCTACAACCAGTATTTG GACAGGCAGCTGAAGGTGAAGGAATTGGTTTTATCCGCCCACGACCGCGCTGTCAGGAATTGCCCCTGGACTGTTGGGCTGTGGATTAGGTACCTGCTGGCCATGGAGAGGCACAGGGTTGAGCACAGCATCATCTCTG aaatgtttgaaaaagCTCTGAATGCAGGTTTTATTCAAGCAACAGACTATGTAGAGATCTGGCAGGCCTACCTGGATTACCTGAGgagaagggtggattttacaCAAG actCCAGtaaggagctggaggagctgcgcTCTGCATTTGCACGAGCCGTGGAGTACTTGAAACAAGAAGTAGAAGAAA GGTTCAGTGAAAGTGGAGATCCATCCTGCACCATCATGCAGAACTGGGCAAGAGTTGAG GCCCGCTTGTGTAACAACATGCAGAAAGCCAGGGAGCTCTGGGACAACATCATGACTAAAGGAAATGCCAAATATGCCAACATGTGGCTGGAATATTACAACCTGGAAAG GGCCCACGGGgacacccagcactgcaggaaggcCCTGCACCGAGCGGTGCAGTGCACCAGCGACTACCCCGAGCACGTCTGCGAGGTGCTGCTCACCCTCGAGAGGATTGAAG GAACTCTGGAAGACTGGGATGCAGCTGTTCAGAAAACTGAGAACAGATTGGCTCGAGTGAATGAACAAAGAGCAAAG GCTGCTGAGAAAGAAGCTGCTCTGgcaaagcaggaggaggagagagctgAGCAGAGAAAGCAGGCGAGGGCAGAGAAGAAAGCTTccaaaaaagccaagaaaagcaGGATCGGGGACAAGCGCAAGGCAGACGAGGATGACGAGGgtgaatggggacaagaggaag AGCTGCCCAGCAagaggcagaggggagagagtGACGGAGTGCTCCCTGAAGAGGACATGGAAGTGGAGACCGGGCTCTTTGGGAGAAGTGAAAAGCCCGCTGGCCCAGCAATCCCGAAGGAAAAGGCCTCCACCAGCCGCAAGGACGTCCCCAAAGTTTTCCACGACAGCAGCAAGGATAAAGTCACTGTGTTTGTCAGCAACCTCTCCTACACCATGGCAGAGCCCGAGGCCAAGCTGAGGGAGCTCTTTGGCAGCTGCGGGGAGGTCGTGGAGATCCGGGCAGTGTTCAACAACAAGGGCACCTTCCGGGGTTACGGCTACGTGCAGttccaggaggaggaggctgctcGGCAGGCGCTGGCCTTGGACCGCACGGCGGTGGAGGGCAGGCCCATGTTTGTGTCTCCTTGCGTGGACAAGAACAAGAATCCTGACTTTAAG GTGTTCAGGTACAGCACTACCCTGGAGAAACATAAACTCTTTATATCTGGTTTGCCATTTTCCTGCACtaaggaagagctggaggaggtgTGTAAAGCCCATGGGAATGTGAAGGACATTCGCCTGGTCACCAACAGAGCCGGAAAACCCAAG gGCCTGGCTTATGTGGAGTACGAGAGTGAAGCCCAGGCCTCTCAGGCTGTGCTGAAGATGGACGGGCTGACGGTGAAGGACCACGTCATCAAGGTGATGATCAGCAACCCCCCGCTGCGGAAGCTTCCGGAGCGGCCCGAGCCCGGCAGAGCCTCCCTGGCCCTGACACCACGGCAGGTTTACGGAGC gcgagggaagggaaggacacAGCTCTCCATGGTGCCCCGGGCGCTGCAGCGTCAGAGCAACCCCGTGGCCAAGGCTGAGAACGGGATGGTCCAGAACTCACCAGCAGCGTCCTCTGACCCCCCTGCAGAGCCTAAAAAGATGTCCAATGCTGATTTTGCCAAGATGCTCCTGAAAAAGTGA
- the ISCU gene encoding iron-sulfur cluster assembly enzyme ISCU, whose product MAALRAAGAALLRPRPGPAPAALGYHKKVVDHYENPRNVGSLDRNAKNVGTGLVGAPACGDVMKLQVEVDENGKIVDARFKTFGCGSAIASSSLATEWVKGKTVDEALKIKNTDIAKELCLPPVKLHCSMLAEDAIKAALADYKLKQESSRESDKKADNA is encoded by the exons ATGGCGGCGCtgagggcggcgggggcggcgctgctgcggccccggcccggcccggccccggccgcgctGGGCTACCACAAGAAG GTGGTGGATCACTACGAGAACCCGCGCAACGTCGGCTCCCTCGACCGCAATGCCAAGAACGTGGGCACCGGCCTGGTGGGCGCCCCGGCCTGCGGCGATGTCATGAAGCTGCAG GTGGAAGTGGACGAGAACGGCAAGATCGTGGACGCTCGCTTCAAAACCTTCGGCTGCGGCTCGGCCATCGCCTCCAGCTCGCTGGCCACGGAGTGGGTCAAAGGGAAAACG GTTGACGAAGCGCTGAAAATCAAGAACACAGATATTGCCAAGGAACTCTGCCTTCCCCCTGTCAAACTGCACTGCTCCA TGCTGGCTGAAGACGCCATCAAGGCTGCCTTGGCTGATTACAAACTGAAGCAGGAGTCAAGCAGAGAATCCGACAAAAAAGCCGACAATGCCTGA
- the TMEM119 gene encoding LOW QUALITY PROTEIN: transmembrane protein 119 (The sequence of the model RefSeq protein was modified relative to this genomic sequence to represent the inferred CDS: inserted 1 base in 1 codon) yields MPAGELMPSPSRDPFPAEGPLSGVQRRMKGLTSAPQTLRSPAAGQCCDPTAAAVPMGSREGWGSGAPPTSAXFFLHWINGNQIVQPEKSLEAKSCCWNPSLSPARIPGMGSAMGTWLLLLVLLAAAPARAAAPRRRPVLPEAAGSGDGDEASATLPAQPVTPRISPTLGDAPGTTVTNSSAPGVLDGLVDFFKEYLLLVVVVGSLSFVLLFIICAAVIVRQKHKASAYYPSSFPKKKYVDERDKSGGARAFSEVPEKAPEAGAEEPLDGSRQLQADILAAAQNLKSPHKAPLANGAQGEQNSPQEEEEEEEGKKPGDEQAKPPAQNPGAEEAASAGSKETPDASQDGSQAPSGI; encoded by the exons ATGCCTGCCGGGGAATTGATGCCATCCCCATCCCGGGACCCCTTTCCCGCCGAGGGGCCCCTGTCTGGGGTGCAGAGGAGGATGAAGGGGCTGACTTCAGCCCCTCAAACCCTTCGTTCTCCCGCTGCTGGTCAGTGCTGTGACCCCACGGCTGCAGCGGTGCCCATGGGGAGTCGGGAGGGTTGGGGGTCAGGGGCACCTCCCACCTCCG CCTTTTTTTTGCACTGGATTAATGGAAACCAGATTGTGCAGCCGGAAAAGAGCCTGGAAGccaaatcctgctgctggaatCCCTCTCT GTCTCCTGCACGAATCCCGGGAATGGGCTCGGCCATGGGCACGTGGTTGCTGCTCTTGGTGCTGctggcggcggccccggcgcgggcggcggcgccccGGCGGCGCCCGGTGCTGCCGGAGGCCGCGGGCAGCGGGGACGGGGACGAGGCGTCGGCCACGCTGCCCGCCCAGCCCGTGACCCCCCGGATCAGCCCCACGCTGGGGGACGCGCCGGGGACCACGGTGACCAACAGCTCGGCGCCGGGCGTGCTGGACGGGCTGGTGGACTTCTTCAAGGAGtacctgctgctggtggtggtggtgggctCGCTGTCCTTCGTCCTCCTCTTCATCATCTGCGCCGCCGTCATCGTCCGGCAGAAGCACAAGGCCTCCGCCTACtatccctcctcctttcccaagAAGAAATACGTGGATGAGAGGGACAAGTCCGGGGGAGCGCGGGCGTTCAGCGAGGTGCCCGAGAAAGCGCCCGAGGCCGGCGCGGAGGAGCCGCTGGACGGCAGCCGGCAGCTCCAGGCGGACATCCTGGCTGCTGCCCAGAACCTCAAATCGCCCCACAAGGCGCCGCTGGCCAACGGGGCCCAGGGCGAGCAGAATTCccctcaggaggaggaggaagaggaggaaggaaagaagccTGGGGATGAGCAAGCCAAGCCCCCCGCCCAAAATCCAGGCGCGGAGGAAGCGGCGAGCGCAGGGAGCAAGGAGACCCCCGACGCATCCCAGGATGGCTCCCAGGCTCCCTCTGGGATCTga